Proteins from one Rickettsiales bacterium genomic window:
- the gatA gene encoding Asp-tRNA(Asn)/Glu-tRNA(Gln) amidotransferase subunit GatA: MSKLTSLSIVEAKEGLKKKEFSVKELVQSHLDNMEKHRDLNGYVLETADYALAQAEISQQKIDKGEDGLLEGIPVGVKDLYCNKDIPTTACSKILKGFIPKYESTVSKKLFDQGGIMLGKTNMDEFAMGSANINSSFGPAKNPWNENLTPGGSSGGSAVAVSSDCAMMALGSDTGGSVRQPAAFCGIVGMKPTYGRCSRFGMISFASSLDQAGVFAHNIVDTALSMQAIMGFDPKDSTSVNIPVPDLYKDVLGVKDLKGVRIGIPKEYNIEGASEEVIALWQKGQKYLQEAGAELVDISLPNSDYGLGAYYIIAPAEASSNLARYDGVRYGHRSTKGANLEDLYEMTREEGFGAEVKRRIMIGTHVLSLDQYEDTYLQAQKVRHLIIDDFKSAFSKIDAILTPTTTGEAFALNKKMSPIEMYTNDIFTIPASLAGLPCISQPIELSKNGLPLGLQIIGNNFDESMVLKVAKVLEQQAKFNFKPKGV, translated from the coding sequence ATTGTTGAAGCCAAAGAGGGCTTAAAGAAAAAAGAATTTTCAGTGAAGGAATTAGTTCAGTCACATTTAGATAATATGGAGAAGCACAGGGATCTAAATGGATATGTTTTAGAAACAGCCGATTATGCTTTAGCCCAAGCAGAAATTTCTCAGCAGAAAATTGATAAAGGTGAAGATGGTTTATTAGAGGGAATTCCGGTTGGAGTGAAAGATTTGTATTGTAATAAAGACATTCCAACCACTGCTTGTTCTAAGATTTTAAAAGGATTTATCCCTAAATATGAGTCTACGGTTAGTAAGAAATTATTCGATCAAGGTGGAATAATGCTTGGTAAAACCAATATGGATGAATTTGCTATGGGGTCGGCGAATATTAATAGTTCATTTGGTCCTGCTAAAAATCCTTGGAATGAAAATTTAACTCCAGGAGGTTCATCTGGAGGATCAGCGGTTGCTGTGTCAAGTGATTGTGCAATGATGGCTTTAGGTAGTGATACTGGTGGATCTGTGCGTCAACCTGCTGCATTTTGTGGAATTGTGGGAATGAAACCAACTTATGGACGCTGCTCAAGATTTGGGATGATTTCATTCGCAAGCTCTCTTGATCAAGCGGGTGTGTTTGCTCACAACATTGTTGATACGGCCTTATCAATGCAGGCTATTATGGGTTTTGATCCAAAAGATTCAACTTCAGTTAATATCCCAGTGCCTGATTTATACAAGGATGTACTTGGGGTTAAAGATCTAAAAGGTGTTAGAATTGGAATACCTAAGGAATATAATATAGAAGGAGCCTCAGAGGAGGTGATTGCTTTATGGCAGAAAGGACAAAAATATTTACAAGAAGCAGGAGCTGAGCTTGTTGATATTTCTTTACCAAATAGTGATTATGGTCTTGGTGCCTACTATATCATAGCTCCCGCTGAAGCTTCTTCTAATCTGGCTCGTTATGATGGTGTTAGATATGGACATAGATCAACCAAGGGCGCAAACCTAGAAGATTTATATGAAATGACTAGAGAAGAGGGGTTTGGTGCTGAAGTTAAGCGTAGAATTATGATTGGTACTCATGTTCTTTCTCTTGATCAATATGAAGATACTTATTTACAGGCACAGAAAGTTCGTCATTTAATAATTGACGATTTTAAATCTGCTTTTTCTAAGATTGATGCAATATTAACTCCAACAACAACAGGTGAGGCTTTTGCTCTTAATAAGAAAATGAGCCCAATTGAAATGTATACGAATGACATATTCACTATTCCAGCTAGTTTAGCGGGATTGCCTTGCATATCTCAGCCTATTGAATTATCAAAAAATGGTTTGCCTTTGGGGTTACAAATAATTGGTAATAACTTTGATGAGTCTATGGTGCTTAAAGTAGCCAAAGTTTTAGAACAGCAAGCAAAGTTTAACTTTAAGCCGAAGGGAGTTTAA
- the gatB gene encoding Asp-tRNA(Asn)/Glu-tRNA(Gln) amidotransferase subunit GatB: MYTIKGNTGDWEVVIGLEVHAQVSSNAKLFSGSCTEFGAEPNNQVSFVDAAMPGMLPVLNEFCVEQAVKTGLGLNAKINLVSMFDRKNYFYPDLPQGYQISQFYHPIVGAGRMEINVDGEKREINIERLHLEQDAGKSIHDQSPDSSFIDLNRCGVALMEIVSAPDIRSPKEAAEYVKKLRGIVRYLGTCDGDMDKGSMRCDANVSVRRVGDTNLNNRCEIKNLNSMRFIMKAIEYEAERQVEIYEEGGEVDQETRLFDTETGETRTMRSKEDNRDYRYFPDPDLMPVTLTEEYVKKIKDSLPELPEQKIKRYTTELNLSLYDAEILTLEKETAVYFEEVIKENDPKMAANWISAELFGRLNKAGVELKDCKITPEKLSGLLKLISSNVISGKIAKDVFDIMFETGSDAAKIVEEKGLQQVTNTDEIEALINKVLEENPDKVAEYRGGKDRLFPFFIGQVMKLSKGKANPALVNDLLKEKL, translated from the coding sequence ATGTATACAATTAAAGGAAACACGGGTGATTGGGAAGTTGTAATTGGTTTAGAGGTTCATGCGCAAGTAAGTTCAAATGCAAAGCTGTTTTCAGGAAGCTGCACAGAATTTGGAGCTGAGCCTAATAACCAAGTGTCATTTGTGGACGCTGCTATGCCTGGTATGTTGCCAGTATTAAATGAATTTTGTGTGGAGCAGGCAGTTAAAACAGGTTTAGGATTGAATGCTAAAATTAATTTAGTATCTATGTTTGATCGTAAGAACTATTTTTATCCTGATTTACCACAAGGTTATCAAATTTCTCAATTTTATCACCCAATCGTTGGTGCTGGAAGAATGGAAATTAATGTTGATGGTGAAAAGAGAGAGATTAATATTGAGCGTTTGCATTTAGAACAAGATGCTGGAAAAAGCATTCATGATCAAAGCCCTGACTCTTCATTTATTGATTTAAATCGTTGTGGCGTGGCTTTGATGGAGATTGTTTCTGCTCCAGATATACGTTCTCCTAAAGAAGCTGCAGAATATGTAAAAAAATTGCGAGGCATTGTACGCTATTTAGGAACTTGTGATGGAGATATGGATAAAGGTTCAATGCGCTGTGATGCCAACGTTTCTGTGAGAAGAGTTGGAGACACAAATTTAAATAATCGTTGTGAGATTAAGAATCTTAATTCAATGCGCTTTATTATGAAGGCAATTGAATATGAAGCAGAGAGGCAAGTTGAAATTTATGAAGAAGGTGGAGAAGTAGATCAAGAAACTAGATTATTTGATACAGAAACTGGTGAGACCAGAACTATGCGCAGTAAAGAAGATAATAGGGACTATCGTTATTTCCCTGATCCAGATTTAATGCCGGTTACTTTAACTGAAGAATATGTTAAGAAGATCAAAGACTCTTTACCAGAGCTTCCTGAGCAGAAAATAAAAAGATATACAACAGAATTAAATTTATCTTTATATGACGCAGAAATTTTAACTTTAGAGAAAGAAACAGCTGTTTACTTTGAAGAAGTAATAAAAGAAAATGATCCCAAAATGGCAGCTAACTGGATATCAGCTGAGCTATTTGGAAGATTAAATAAGGCTGGGGTTGAACTAAAGGACTGTAAAATAACACCGGAAAAACTATCTGGCTTACTTAAGTTAATTAGTAGTAATGTTATATCTGGAAAAATAGCCAAAGATGTGTTTGATATCATGTTTGAAACAGGTAGTGACGCAGCAAAAATTGTTGAAGAAAAAGGTTTGCAACAAGTTACTAATACAGATGAAATTGAAGCGCTTATCAATAAAGTATTGGAAGAGAATCCTGATAAGGTGGCTGAATATAGAGGGGGAAAAGATAGATTATTCCCCTTCTTTATTGGTCAAGTTATGAAATTATCTAAAGGAAAAGCTAATCCAGCTTTGGTGAATGATTTACTAAAAGAAAAATTATAA
- a CDS encoding lipase family protein → MNSTAKLKLLTEIVAVTEHHNLKEEDFDFLPEGYTLMYTANNVGCMDYDYHALAIYNEEEHEIIISNYGTHLNPGRIGTTFQDIIDDIRLSLGYTPGKFSSAAKFINQTKDLLGDEYNDYKITFVGHSLGGFLAQLGSVQAKSTGFKNVEVVSFDAPGAKEVAVNLAQELKFEGNLNEGIENYVARANMVNTTNTYLGKIFYTPKLSSEAESEESWYDYFARISGVKSLVTQIDDHMLYNFTEFFNVVKSADLIEVKNWNSSDVEYVCYSDNPDPNQGVISFKDYKDIVDFYLEPLQVLGGSLFTLYDGVDVSS, encoded by the coding sequence ATGAATTCTACTGCTAAATTAAAATTATTGACTGAGATAGTAGCTGTTACAGAGCATCACAATCTAAAAGAAGAGGATTTTGACTTTCTTCCTGAAGGTTATACATTAATGTATACTGCTAATAATGTTGGTTGCATGGATTATGACTACCATGCTTTGGCTATATATAATGAGGAAGAACATGAAATTATCATATCCAATTATGGAACACACTTAAATCCTGGGCGCATTGGAACAACGTTCCAAGATATTATTGATGACATAAGATTGTCTTTAGGATATACGCCAGGAAAGTTTTCTAGTGCTGCTAAGTTTATTAATCAAACAAAAGATTTGCTTGGTGATGAATATAATGATTATAAAATAACATTCGTTGGGCATTCCTTGGGAGGTTTTTTAGCGCAGCTTGGAAGTGTTCAAGCTAAATCTACAGGATTTAAAAATGTAGAGGTGGTTTCTTTTGATGCCCCTGGAGCAAAAGAAGTGGCTGTTAATTTAGCTCAAGAGTTAAAGTTTGAAGGTAACTTAAATGAAGGTATTGAGAATTATGTTGCTAGAGCTAATATGGTTAATACTACCAATACATATTTAGGTAAAATTTTCTATACTCCTAAGTTATCTTCTGAAGCAGAAAGTGAAGAAAGTTGGTATGACTATTTTGCTAGAATTTCCGGCGTTAAGAGTTTAGTAACTCAGATTGATGATCATATGTTATATAATTTTACAGAATTTTTTAATGTTGTAAAATCAGCAGATTTAATTGAAGTTAAAAATTGGAATAGCTCTGATGTGGAATATGTATGTTATAGCGATAATCCAGATCCAAATCAAGGAGTTATTAGTTTTAAAGATTATAAAGATATTGTAGATTTTTATCTAGAACCTTTGCAAGTTTTAGGAGGATCTTTGTTTACTTTATATGATGGAGTTGATGTTTCTTCTTAA
- the lipA gene encoding lipoyl synthase yields MDKLTKPDWIRVKAPVSDEFKETNKLIRKAKLNTVCEEAACPNIGECWSKKHATVMILGSTCTRACSFCNISTGKPDLLDPHEPERLAKAISELDLEHVVITSVDRDDLEDGGASHFVESILRIRKVSPNTTIEILTPDFLRKEGSVELIVKAKPDVYNHNIETVPSLYHSIRPGARYFHSLNVLFKVKQLDPTMFTKSGIMVGLGETKDEVLQVMDDLKSAGVDFLTIGQYLQPTPKHADVMRYVTPDEFNYYERAARAKGFLMVSASPLTRSSYHAGDDFKKLKEARLAAV; encoded by the coding sequence ATGGATAAACTAACAAAACCAGATTGGATAAGAGTTAAAGCACCAGTAAGCGATGAGTTTAAAGAAACTAATAAATTAATTCGTAAAGCTAAATTAAACACAGTTTGTGAAGAAGCAGCTTGCCCTAACATAGGTGAATGCTGGTCAAAAAAACATGCCACTGTTATGATTCTAGGTTCAACTTGCACCAGAGCTTGCAGTTTTTGCAATATAAGCACTGGCAAACCAGACTTATTAGACCCCCATGAACCAGAACGTTTAGCCAAAGCAATTTCTGAATTAGATCTTGAACATGTTGTTATCACTTCAGTTGATAGAGATGATTTAGAGGACGGAGGCGCTTCTCATTTTGTTGAATCCATTTTAAGAATCAGAAAAGTTTCTCCCAATACCACTATTGAAATTCTAACTCCCGACTTCTTGCGCAAAGAGGGTTCGGTTGAATTGATAGTAAAAGCAAAACCTGATGTATATAATCATAACATTGAAACCGTTCCATCCTTATATCACAGTATCCGCCCTGGAGCGCGATATTTTCATTCTTTAAATGTACTTTTTAAAGTGAAACAACTTGATCCAACCATGTTCACCAAATCTGGAATAATGGTGGGACTTGGCGAAACAAAAGATGAAGTTCTGCAAGTTATGGATGATTTAAAATCTGCCGGAGTGGATTTCCTAACTATTGGACAATACCTTCAACCAACTCCTAAACATGCAGATGTTATGCGCTATGTTACACCGGATGAATTTAATTATTATGAAAGAGCAGCAAGAGCTAAAGGATTCCTAATGGTGTCTGCCTCTCCTCTCACTCGCTCCTCTTACCATGCAGGGGATGACTTTAAAAAACTAAAAGAAGCAAGGCTTGCTGCTGTTTAA
- a CDS encoding MFS transporter translates to MDRIKLKIWILWLFTVFFFSYQFVLRLTPGVLIDDIMVKYDVSASVFGLIISFYYIGYAGMQIPVGILLDRFGIRYVVAASALACALGNLPLLFSDHWGMELLGRLLIGIGSAAGALGAIHIVRMNFPHRHMSKMIGFTVTLGLFGAIYGKSINRFLVESFGLEQSIIYLSIPGVLIAIAMLLFFKDAEKLQTEHFHHYSVFNSLKIIFKNNQIIWLAIAGALMVGPIESFADIFGESYLVTVYNFTPSDAGYLTASAIYFGFCVGAPLLAAIADRFNCHYIINITCGIVMTAVFHLMLEQLIVGYRMMYMSTFIIGIMSAYQVILISSVSELVPANLTGTAIAVVNMFNMVAGMIFNTTIGALLDNYWTGEIINNKRVYSEIAYSDALYILPVTLMFGAIIFFVLKPNNYEKSAVSI, encoded by the coding sequence ATGGATCGAATCAAATTAAAAATTTGGATATTGTGGTTATTTACAGTGTTCTTCTTTTCTTATCAATTTGTGTTACGTCTCACACCAGGTGTTTTAATAGATGACATAATGGTTAAATATGATGTGAGTGCTTCGGTCTTCGGTCTAATTATTTCTTTCTATTATATTGGTTATGCTGGAATGCAGATACCTGTGGGCATCTTATTGGATAGGTTTGGTATTCGTTATGTGGTGGCTGCAAGCGCGCTAGCGTGCGCATTGGGTAATCTTCCTCTGTTATTTTCTGATCATTGGGGTATGGAGCTTCTAGGTAGGTTACTTATAGGTATAGGTTCTGCTGCAGGAGCGCTAGGGGCTATTCATATTGTTAGAATGAATTTCCCTCATAGGCATATGTCTAAAATGATAGGATTTACTGTAACTTTAGGTTTATTTGGAGCTATTTACGGTAAGTCTATCAATCGTTTTCTAGTAGAAAGTTTTGGATTAGAACAAAGCATTATTTATCTTTCTATTCCTGGGGTGCTAATTGCTATAGCCATGTTATTGTTTTTTAAAGATGCAGAGAAGCTACAGACAGAGCATTTTCATCATTATTCGGTTTTCAATTCGCTAAAAATTATTTTTAAAAATAATCAAATAATATGGCTTGCAATTGCAGGAGCTTTAATGGTTGGGCCTATTGAGTCATTTGCTGATATTTTTGGGGAATCTTATTTGGTTACTGTATATAATTTTACTCCTAGTGATGCAGGATATTTAACAGCTTCTGCTATATATTTTGGTTTCTGTGTGGGGGCTCCATTGCTTGCGGCCATTGCAGATAGGTTTAACTGTCATTATATAATAAATATCACTTGTGGAATTGTAATGACCGCAGTATTTCATTTAATGCTAGAACAGCTTATTGTTGGTTATAGAATGATGTATATGAGTACATTTATTATTGGAATTATGAGTGCTTATCAGGTGATATTAATTTCTTCAGTATCAGAGTTAGTTCCAGCTAATTTAACTGGTACAGCTATAGCTGTGGTGAATATGTTTAACATGGTGGCTGGTATGATATTTAATACTACAATAGGTGCTTTGTTAGATAATTATTGGACTGGTGAGATTATAAACAATAAGAGGGTATATTCAGAGATTGCATATAGTGATGCTTTATATATATTGCCAGTTACATTGATGTTTGGAGCAATTATATTCTTTGTTTTAAAGCCAAATAATTATGAGAAGTCTGCAGTATCTATATAG
- a CDS encoding aldehyde dehydrogenase family protein, which yields MLEVFSPYDQTKIGEVKKHSLEEVMNMLETAHSLFNDRERHLKPYQRIETLNNLINLIKQEQEALALLIAKEGGKPLVDSTFESIRAVSGISSAIAEVHKLGGKEIPMELTPASTNRMAFTTKEPVGVVVAVSAFNHPLNLLIHQIVPAVAAGCPIIIKPASTTPLTCLRFVELLHQAGLPKEYCQVAICEPKIATALVTDPRVSFFNFIGSGAVGWELSKKLSPGTRYVLEHGGVAPAIVDEQVDISKIVPNLAKGGFYHAGQVCVSTQRIYVHKNIAEDFTKAFAEYVAKLKVGDPTEKDTDIGPLITTKEVDRIDSWVNEAVIQGASLITGGKRLSNTTYAATVLYNPPESATLSQKEAFGPVVCIYSYEDRLEAIERANTLPYTFQAAVFTDNINLAMDTVKRLYATSVMVNDHTAYRADWMPFGGRRSSGFGTGGIVDTIHDLSQDKLMIINLN from the coding sequence ATGCTAGAAGTTTTTTCCCCTTATGATCAAACTAAAATTGGTGAGGTAAAAAAACACTCTTTAGAAGAAGTTATGAATATGCTGGAAACAGCTCATTCTCTTTTTAATGATAGAGAGCGTCATTTAAAACCCTATCAACGCATTGAAACACTTAATAATCTAATTAACCTAATCAAACAAGAGCAAGAGGCACTAGCTTTATTAATTGCAAAAGAAGGTGGCAAACCTCTAGTGGATTCCACTTTTGAATCAATTAGAGCAGTTAGTGGAATTTCTTCGGCAATAGCTGAAGTTCATAAACTTGGTGGAAAAGAAATCCCTATGGAACTAACCCCCGCCTCTACCAATAGAATGGCATTCACCACAAAAGAACCAGTGGGTGTGGTAGTAGCTGTCAGCGCATTTAACCATCCGTTAAATTTACTTATTCATCAAATAGTTCCTGCAGTAGCTGCAGGATGTCCTATTATTATAAAACCTGCTAGCACCACTCCCCTAACCTGTTTAAGATTTGTAGAGTTGTTACATCAAGCAGGTCTACCTAAAGAATATTGCCAAGTGGCAATCTGCGAACCAAAAATCGCAACTGCTTTAGTAACTGACCCAAGGGTGTCTTTCTTTAATTTTATTGGCTCTGGAGCAGTAGGGTGGGAATTAAGTAAAAAACTTTCTCCTGGAACTCGTTATGTTTTAGAACATGGTGGAGTGGCCCCTGCTATCGTAGATGAACAAGTAGATATTAGCAAAATTGTACCTAACCTAGCAAAAGGTGGATTTTATCATGCAGGTCAAGTATGCGTATCTACTCAACGCATTTATGTTCATAAAAACATAGCTGAAGATTTTACTAAAGCTTTCGCTGAGTATGTCGCCAAATTAAAGGTAGGAGACCCCACTGAAAAAGATACTGATATTGGTCCATTAATCACGACAAAAGAAGTGGATAGAATAGATTCTTGGGTAAATGAAGCCGTAATTCAAGGAGCTAGTTTAATAACTGGTGGGAAAAGGCTATCTAACACTACTTATGCCGCAACCGTATTATATAATCCTCCTGAATCTGCAACACTTTCTCAAAAAGAGGCTTTTGGCCCAGTAGTTTGTATTTATTCTTATGAAGATCGTTTAGAAGCAATAGAAAGAGCAAATACTCTGCCTTATACCTTCCAAGCAGCAGTTTTTACAGATAATATAAATCTTGCCATGGACACCGTAAAAAGACTATATGCCACAAGTGTAATGGTTAATGACCATACTGCATACAGAGCAGACTGGATGCCTTTCGGTGGAAGGAGGTCATCAGGTTTTGGAACTGGAGGAATAGTTGATACTATACATGATTTATCACAAGATAAATTAATGATAATAAATCTTAATTAG
- the grxC gene encoding glutaredoxin 3 has product MSTNKKVIMYTKSYCPYCVKAKQLLKNKSVTVTEIDITNDESLIEEMLSKTSGKKTVPQIFINDFHVGGCDDLYALNDKGELDKLL; this is encoded by the coding sequence ATGTCCACTAATAAAAAAGTTATAATGTATACCAAATCATACTGCCCTTATTGTGTTAAGGCTAAGCAGCTCCTAAAAAATAAAAGTGTTACAGTTACTGAAATAGATATAACCAATGACGAATCACTTATTGAAGAAATGCTTTCAAAAACCTCTGGTAAAAAAACAGTACCGCAAATCTTTATTAATGACTTCCATGTTGGAGGATGTGACGATCTCTATGCTCTTAATGACAAAGGAGAGTTAGATAAATTGCTTTAG
- the dnaG gene encoding DNA primase: protein MLFSESFIENLKQRLPISKVIGNRIKLQKNGPHYKGLCPFHQEKTPSFTVQDHKGSYYCFGCHAHGDIIQFISEIDHLSFVDTVTYLANLAGVALPKLTPIEQKRVERQHSLIDVTTKASEWFYKQLKLSNNHSAYEYLQNRGINDQDIQTFSLGYAPAKGLLDFFRSIGLSNDLAVEAGLAIKSDKNEYIERFRNRVIFPIKNHKNQVVGFGGRSLDPEVMPKYLNSPETPLFKKNNLLYAADIARKHSFKNERLVVVEGYMDAIFMHKAGVFETVAALGTAFNQTHLKNLWALADEPILCFDGDLAGKKAMLKAAHTALPLLSPGLSLKFCFLPKGQDPDEVINTYGVDYINRLLEDSTSLSDFIWQSELDQSRSDIPEAKALFEQRMKDLAAQIQNPIVRNYYSKYIKDKLWKNNFKTNQNKKVIQLSHSSVPIVANLSTKERLEYSLFAQLITYPSLIEDEVVFDHLSHFEIDNSELDNLRSILIDFHENQKKCLNDLLIDNNLIKLVDFICGPKSSFIDIISKFDIITAKEIWFITYKKYLLELLKLEYNQWMRKIHNNTLAFEKAEELKKSIDVLTEEIIKKESELSPE from the coding sequence ATGCTTTTTTCTGAGTCATTTATTGAGAATCTAAAGCAGCGTTTGCCTATATCTAAAGTGATAGGCAATAGGATTAAGTTGCAAAAGAATGGCCCTCACTACAAGGGGTTATGTCCTTTTCATCAGGAAAAAACTCCATCATTCACAGTTCAGGATCATAAGGGAAGTTATTATTGTTTTGGTTGTCATGCTCATGGAGATATAATTCAGTTTATTAGTGAAATAGATCATTTATCATTTGTTGATACAGTCACTTATTTAGCTAATTTGGCTGGAGTTGCTTTGCCAAAATTGACACCTATTGAACAAAAAAGAGTTGAACGCCAACATAGTTTAATTGATGTTACTACTAAAGCTAGTGAGTGGTTCTATAAACAGTTGAAATTATCTAATAATCACTCTGCTTATGAGTATTTACAAAATAGAGGTATTAACGATCAGGATATTCAAACTTTTTCTTTAGGTTATGCTCCGGCAAAAGGTTTGTTAGATTTTTTTAGGTCTATAGGATTATCTAATGATTTAGCAGTTGAAGCTGGGTTAGCTATAAAAAGTGATAAAAATGAATATATTGAAAGATTTCGTAACCGAGTTATTTTTCCTATTAAGAATCATAAGAATCAAGTGGTGGGCTTTGGTGGTAGATCTTTAGATCCAGAAGTGATGCCAAAATATTTAAACTCTCCAGAAACTCCATTATTTAAAAAAAATAATTTATTATATGCTGCAGATATAGCTCGTAAACATAGTTTTAAAAATGAGAGATTGGTGGTGGTTGAAGGCTATATGGACGCAATATTTATGCATAAAGCTGGAGTTTTTGAAACAGTTGCTGCATTAGGAACAGCCTTTAATCAAACTCATTTAAAGAATTTATGGGCATTGGCAGATGAACCAATTTTGTGTTTTGATGGAGATTTAGCTGGAAAGAAAGCAATGCTTAAAGCTGCGCATACTGCATTGCCATTATTATCTCCTGGGTTAAGTTTAAAATTTTGTTTTCTACCAAAGGGGCAAGACCCTGATGAAGTTATAAATACATATGGGGTTGATTATATAAATAGGTTATTGGAAGATAGTACTAGTCTTTCAGATTTTATTTGGCAGTCTGAGTTAGATCAAAGCAGATCAGATATTCCTGAGGCAAAGGCCTTATTTGAGCAAAGGATGAAAGATTTAGCAGCTCAAATTCAGAATCCAATAGTTCGTAATTATTATAGTAAATATATAAAAGATAAATTATGGAAAAATAATTTTAAAACAAATCAAAATAAAAAAGTCATTCAGTTAAGCCATTCGTCAGTTCCAATAGTTGCTAATTTATCTACTAAAGAAAGGCTTGAGTATTCTTTATTTGCTCAATTAATAACTTATCCTTCTTTGATTGAAGATGAAGTAGTGTTTGATCATTTATCACATTTTGAAATTGATAATTCAGAATTAGATAATTTACGCAGTATTTTAATAGATTTTCATGAAAATCAAAAAAAATGTTTAAATGATTTGCTAATAGATAATAATTTGATTAAATTAGTCGATTTTATATGTGGACCAAAATCTAGTTTTATTGATATAATCTCAAAGTTTGATATTATAACAGCCAAAGAGATCTGGTTTATTACTTATAAAAAATATCTTCTGGAGCTGCTTAAACTTGAATATAATCAATGGATGAGAAAAATACATAACAATACTCTAGCTTTTGAAAAAGCTGAAGAGTTAAAGAAATCCATAGATGTTCTTACTGAGGAGATCATAAAAAAAGAGAGTGAATTATCCCCTGAATAA